One genomic region from Quercus robur chromosome 4, dhQueRobu3.1, whole genome shotgun sequence encodes:
- the LOC126723645 gene encoding uncharacterized protein LOC126723645 isoform X1: MPDVQVLVNDFINKLRKRKIEGSQATSRQTAELLRSVISQTRVPYTNQAGALIDAVRAVGEQLIAANPVELAVGNIVRRVLHIIREEDLSLATAAVAGLGLSSVSDDEDDAERDNHPVLSAAVVAAAARSTLRPPSLQTLLEDVPDSGAVPHTSSSGGDSEGKSKSADKSSRSRKLKHDVIEALNELIQDITTCHELIAEQAVEHIHQNEVILTLGSSRTVLEFLCAAKEKKRSFRVFVAEGAPRYQGHLLAKDLVTRGLQTTLITDSAVFAMISRVNMVIVGAHAVMANGGVIAPVGLNMVALAAQRHAVPFVVLAGSHKLCPLYPHNPEVLLNELRSPSELLDFGEFSDCMDFGTGTASPLLHVVNPTFDYVPPKLVSLFITDTGGHNPSYVYRLIADYYSADDLVVQQRPPTAS; the protein is encoded by the exons ATGCCGGACGTGCAGGTCCTTGTGAATGATTTCATTAACAAGCTTAGAAAGCG TAAAATTGAGGGCTCGCAGGCCACATCAAGGCAGACGGCTGAACTGCTTCGGTCGGTAATTTCACAGACACGAGTGCCCTACACAAACCAGGCTGGAGCTTTGATTGATGCTGTTAGGGCAGTTGGGGAGCAGCTGATTGCTGCAAATCCTGTTG AGCTTGCCGTCGGTAATATTGTGAGGCGCGTTTTGCACATTATTAGGGAGGAGGATCTGTCTCTTGCAACGGCTGCTGTTGCTGGTTTGGGTTTATCAAGTgttagtgatgatgaagatgatgctgAGCGGGATAATCATCCAGTTCTATCAGCTGCTGTTGTCGCTGCGGCTGCAAGAAGCACTTTGCGTCCACCTTCCTTGCAAACTCTTCTTGAGGATGTGCCTGACTCGGGTGCTGTTCCTCACACTTCTTCATCTGGGGGTGATTCTGAAGGAAAAAGCAAGT CTGCTGATAAAAGTTCCAGAAGTCGGAAGCTGAAACATGATGTCATTGAAGCGTTAAATGAACTCATTCAAGATATTACCACTTGCCATGAATTGATTGCCGAGCAAGCAGTAGAGCACATTCATcaaaa tgagGTAATATTAACTTTAGGAAGTTCAAGAACAGTATTGGAATTTCTTTGTGCCGCAAAGGAGAAAAAGAGATCATTTCGGGTGTTTGTAGCAGAGGGTGCTCCAAG GTATCAGGGACATCTTCTTGCAAAAGATTTGGTCACAAGAGGTTTACAAACTACACTAATTACTGATTCTGCAGTTTTTGCCATGATTTCCCGTGTGAACATG GTTATAGTTGGAGCACATGCTGTCATGGCCAATGGTGGGGTTATAGCACCTGTTGGGTTGAATATGGTTGCACTTGCAGCTCAAAGGCATGCTGTCCCTTTTGTTGTACTTGCTGGCAGTCACAAG TTGTGCCCTCTGTATCCACACAATCCTGAGGTCTTACTGAATGAGCTGAGATCCCCATCTGAGCTGCTGGATTTTGGAGAATTCTCAGATTGCATGGATTTTGGAACTGGCACTGCTTCCCCTCTTCTTCATGTGGTCAATCCAACATTTGATTATGTGCCACCAAAGCTCGTTAGTCTTTTTATTACTGACAC AGGGGGGCACAATCCATCATATGTGTATCGGCTGATTGCTGATTATTACTCTGCTGATGATTTGGTGGTGCAACAAAGACCTCCTACAGCAAGTTGA
- the LOC126723645 gene encoding uncharacterized protein LOC126723645 isoform X2 yields MPDVQVLVNDFINKLRKRKIEGSQATSRQTAELLRSVISQTRVPYTNQAGALIDAVRAVGEQLIAANPVELAVGNIVRRVLHIIREEDLSLATAAVAGLGLSSVSDDEDDAERDNHPVLSAAVVAAAARSTLRPPSLQTLLEDVPDSGAVPHTSSSGGDSEGKTADKSSRSRKLKHDVIEALNELIQDITTCHELIAEQAVEHIHQNEVILTLGSSRTVLEFLCAAKEKKRSFRVFVAEGAPRYQGHLLAKDLVTRGLQTTLITDSAVFAMISRVNMVIVGAHAVMANGGVIAPVGLNMVALAAQRHAVPFVVLAGSHKLCPLYPHNPEVLLNELRSPSELLDFGEFSDCMDFGTGTASPLLHVVNPTFDYVPPKLVSLFITDTGGHNPSYVYRLIADYYSADDLVVQQRPPTAS; encoded by the exons ATGCCGGACGTGCAGGTCCTTGTGAATGATTTCATTAACAAGCTTAGAAAGCG TAAAATTGAGGGCTCGCAGGCCACATCAAGGCAGACGGCTGAACTGCTTCGGTCGGTAATTTCACAGACACGAGTGCCCTACACAAACCAGGCTGGAGCTTTGATTGATGCTGTTAGGGCAGTTGGGGAGCAGCTGATTGCTGCAAATCCTGTTG AGCTTGCCGTCGGTAATATTGTGAGGCGCGTTTTGCACATTATTAGGGAGGAGGATCTGTCTCTTGCAACGGCTGCTGTTGCTGGTTTGGGTTTATCAAGTgttagtgatgatgaagatgatgctgAGCGGGATAATCATCCAGTTCTATCAGCTGCTGTTGTCGCTGCGGCTGCAAGAAGCACTTTGCGTCCACCTTCCTTGCAAACTCTTCTTGAGGATGTGCCTGACTCGGGTGCTGTTCCTCACACTTCTTCATCTGGGGGTGATTCTGAAGGAAAAA CTGCTGATAAAAGTTCCAGAAGTCGGAAGCTGAAACATGATGTCATTGAAGCGTTAAATGAACTCATTCAAGATATTACCACTTGCCATGAATTGATTGCCGAGCAAGCAGTAGAGCACATTCATcaaaa tgagGTAATATTAACTTTAGGAAGTTCAAGAACAGTATTGGAATTTCTTTGTGCCGCAAAGGAGAAAAAGAGATCATTTCGGGTGTTTGTAGCAGAGGGTGCTCCAAG GTATCAGGGACATCTTCTTGCAAAAGATTTGGTCACAAGAGGTTTACAAACTACACTAATTACTGATTCTGCAGTTTTTGCCATGATTTCCCGTGTGAACATG GTTATAGTTGGAGCACATGCTGTCATGGCCAATGGTGGGGTTATAGCACCTGTTGGGTTGAATATGGTTGCACTTGCAGCTCAAAGGCATGCTGTCCCTTTTGTTGTACTTGCTGGCAGTCACAAG TTGTGCCCTCTGTATCCACACAATCCTGAGGTCTTACTGAATGAGCTGAGATCCCCATCTGAGCTGCTGGATTTTGGAGAATTCTCAGATTGCATGGATTTTGGAACTGGCACTGCTTCCCCTCTTCTTCATGTGGTCAATCCAACATTTGATTATGTGCCACCAAAGCTCGTTAGTCTTTTTATTACTGACAC AGGGGGGCACAATCCATCATATGTGTATCGGCTGATTGCTGATTATTACTCTGCTGATGATTTGGTGGTGCAACAAAGACCTCCTACAGCAAGTTGA
- the LOC126724439 gene encoding putative disease resistance RPP13-like protein 1 encodes MAEALVGGAVLSAFLQVAFDRVASLEVLDFLKGRKHIDGMVQKLKIELMSADAVLIDAEEKQITNPAVKEWLDELKDAVYVADDLLDEIAYEALRCKLEAESTSKARGLISTFVSSFDKSIQSELKNILDRLESISKQKDVLRLEKVAAVGIPSRPLTTSCPEEYGVFGRDKDKEAIFMKFQSSDASDNGICVVPIVGLGGVGKTTLARLIYNDKRVTDSFDHKAWVCVSENFDWFRILKTILEDATLSMCDIQNMNLLQNMNLLQNMNLLQIKIRETFKDKKIFLVLDDVWNENYDDWVELLRVFKCGAQEIKIIVTTRSKKVESIVCTVPAYLLNQLSNEECWLLFEKHAFRNGSSSEFPLLREIGKQIVQKCRGLPLAAKTLGGLLRFEEDLGEWTKILKSDIWDLPKGNNSILPALRLSYHYLPPHLKRCFSYCSILPKDYEFKKEELVKLWMAEDLLQQSKVRAPQPPVRKTQKSGHPKPCHAPPRASVVSGKSPTRRLRFLTSRSCSWYMRRHGGLLVHRSTKPRHPTSIGSRTRHHARTMVLGTLTRAACVSGSFPRTATISS; translated from the exons ATGGCTGAAGCTTTGGTGGGTGGAGCGGTTCTCTCTGCATTCCTTCAGGTGGCGTTTGACAGAGTGGCTTCTCTTGAGGTCCTAGACTTTCTCAAGGGAAGGAAACACATTGATGGAATGGTGCAAAAGCTGAAGATAGAGCTGATGTCTGCTGATGCAGTGCTCATTGATGCAGAGGAGAAGCAAATTACAAACCCTGCTGTGAAAGAGTGGCTTGACGAGCTTAAAGATGCTGTTTATGTTGCGGATGACCTCCTGGATGAGATTGCCTATGAAGCTTTGAGATGCAAGTTAGAAGCTGAATCCACTAGTAAGGCAAGGGGCTTGATCTCTACTTTTGTTAGTTCATTTGACAAAAGCATACAATCAGAGCTGAAAAATATTCTAGACAGATTAGAATctatttcaaaacaaaaggaTGTTCTTCGTTTAGAAAAAGTTGCTGCGGTTGGAATACCTTCACGACCATTGACAACTTCTTGTCCGGAAGAATATGGTGTCTTTGGCAGAGACAAAGATAAGGAGGCTATATTTATGAAGTTTCAATCAAGTGATGCAAGTGATAATGGTATATGTGTTGTTCCCATAGTAGGTCTGGGTGGGGTTGGTAAAACAACTCTTGCTCGACTTATATACAATGACAAAAGAGTAACGGATAGTTTTGATCACAAAGCTTGGGTTTGCGTTTCAGAAAACTTTGATTGGTTTAGGATATTAAAAACTATTTTGGAGGATGCCACTTTGTCTATGTGTGATATTCAAAACATGAATTTGCTTCAAAACATGAATTTGCTCCAAAACATGAATTTGCTGCAAATTAAAATTAGAGAGACATTCAAAGACAAGAAAATTTTCCTGGTTTTAGATGATGTTTGGAATGAAAATTATGATGATTGGGTGGAGTTACTTAGAGTTTTTAAATGTGGGGCACAGGAAATTAAGATCATTGTTACGACACGAAGTAAAAAAGTTGAATCAATTGTATGCACAGTTCCAGCTTATCTTCTAAATCAATTGTCAAATGAAGAATGCTGGTTGTTATTTGAAAAGCATGCATTTAGAAACGGAAGCTCTAGTGAATTTCCATTACTAAGGGAAATCGGTAAGCAAATTGTCCAAAAATGTAGAGGCCTGCCTTTAGCTGCAAAAACTCTTGGGGGATTGCTGCGTTTTGAAGAAGATCTAGGAGAGTGGACAAAGATTTTGAAGAGTGATATATGGGATTTACCAAAAGGAAATAATAGTATACTTCCAGCTCTAAGATTGAGCTACCACTATCTCCCACCACATTTGAAGCGTTGCTTTTCTTATTGCTCGATCCTTCCAAAGGATTATGAATTTAAAAAGGAGGAATTGGTCAAATTGTGGATGGCAGAAGATTTATTGCAGCAATCAAaagt ACGTGCTCCTCAGCCTCCTGTGAGGAAAACCCAGAAATCCGGTCACCCAAAGCCCtgccacgcgcctccacgcgcctcaGTTGTCTCTGGAAAATCTCCCACGCGCCGCCTTAGATTCCTGACTTCCAGATCGTGTTCTTGGTACATGCGTCGCCATGGCGGCCTCCTCGTTCACCGATCTACAAAACCCAGGCACCCGACCTCCATTGGCAGccgcacgcgccaccacgcgcgaACAATGGTTCTTGGAACTCTCACACGCGCCGCCTGCGTTTCAGGATCCTTCCCACGCACCGCCACGATTTCCTCATGA
- the LOC126722550 gene encoding uncharacterized protein LOC126722550 — protein MKKSTNGVFSAGGPCLEFLPRSLSLMETMWACKSWSTTNPYWMDHAIKGGYFCNPIPKIFLISGSPKKRSFRVFVAEGAPRYQGHLLAKDLVTRGLQTTLITDSAVFAMISRVNMVILGAHAVMANGGVIAPVGLNMVAVAAQRHAVPFVVLAASQAALIYGMTKILCCMESE, from the exons ATGAAGAAATCAACTAATGGAGTCTTTTCTGCTGGCGGTCCGTGCTTGGAATTCTTACCTCGTTCGTTGTCTCTAATGGAAACTATGTGGGCTTGCAAGTCTTGGAGCACAACAAATCCATACTGGATGGATCATGCAATTAAAGGAG ggtatttttgtaatccCATCCCCAAGATATTTCTAATTAGTGGCTCCCCGAAAAAGAGATCATTTCGGGTGTTTGTAGCAGAGGGAGCTCCAAG gtATCAGGGACATCTTCTTGCAAAAGATTTGGTCACAAGAGGTTTACAAACTACACTAATTACTGATTCTGCAGTTTTTGCCATGATTTCCCGTGTGAACATG GTTATACTTGGAGCACATGCTGTCATGGCCAATGGTGGGGTTATAGCACCTGTTGGGTTGAATATGGTTGCAGTTGCAGCTCAAAGGCATGCTGTCCCTTTTGTTGTACTTGCTGCTAGTCAAG CAGCCTTAATCTATGGAATGACTAAAATTCTTTGCTGCATGGAGTCTGAATGA